A part of Drosophila willistoni isolate 14030-0811.24 unplaced genomic scaffold, UCI_dwil_1.1 Seg143.1, whole genome shotgun sequence genomic DNA contains:
- the LOC6649212 gene encoding NK1 transcription factor-related protein 2 → MQSSKSFLIRDLLGDLINRRQTDSEIELSNDESDIDIEDRSTPDSTALGCPPDLLLSHHHHYDESSVESCGTATPGPVSGPGLNAVAAAAGVAAGLLAAAANGNGDSGGNAGSLVGGSSGGSGSVSYAEHKLQLSKSGRKPRRRRTAFTHAQLAYLERKFRCQKYLSVADRSDVAETLNLSETQVKTWYQNRRTKWKRQNQLRLEQLRHQATLEKDFVVQDSGAGGGLGGCCPTGLTNSFSAAAAAAAAASNPCNFLTSAAAAAIFRNVGYVHGCPM, encoded by the exons AAATCGAGTTGTCCAATGACGAATCGGATATCGATATCGAGGATCGTTCCACTCCGGATTCAACTGCACTAGGATGTCCGCCGGATCTTCTGCTTTCGCATCATCATCACTATGATGAGTCCAGTGTGGAGTCGTGTGGTACGGCCACCCCGGGACCAGTATCGGGGCCCGGCTTGAATGCAGTAGCCGCCGCCGCCGGAGTAGCTGCTGGTCTGTTGGCTGCTGCGGCCAATGGCAATGGGGATTCGGGCGGCAATGCCGGCAGCCTAGTAGGAGGTTCTAGTGGTGGCTCCGGTAGCGTTAGTTATGCGGAACACAAGCTTCAACTGAGCAAAAGTGGACGAAAGCCACGACGCAGGCGCACTGCATTTACCCATGCCCAGTTGGCTTATTTGGAGCGCAAATTTCGTTGCCAGAAATACTTAAGTGTGGCAGATCGCAGCGATGTGGCCGAAACATTGAATTTGTCTGAAACCCAAGTGAAAACTTGGTATCAGAATCGACG CACCAAATGGAAGCGACAGAATCAATTGCGTTTGGAGCAGCTGCGTCATCAGGCCACCCTGGAGAAGGACTTTGTAGTGCAGGATAGTGGAGCTGGTGGTGGCCTTGGTGGTTGTTGTCCCACTGGTCTAACAAATTCGTTTAGTGCAGCTGccgcggctgctgctgctgccagcAATCCGTGCAACTTCTTAACGTCTGCCGCAGCGGCAGCCATTTTCCGTAATGTGGGCTATGTACATGGATGTCCCATGTAG